The proteins below are encoded in one region of Hordeum vulgare subsp. vulgare chromosome 3H, MorexV3_pseudomolecules_assembly, whole genome shotgun sequence:
- the LOC123443199 gene encoding uncharacterized protein LOC123443199 has product MDAGELEVFDAGRCTDGYQLGLAVGQRFRETIRSRMRGDVFLHEQLLPFASTAAGKPLLAALQAANRERYSRYWDELVGMADGSGVPLLHVILVNLRKELRPFIPKKGHERREEPDDDCSDILMVSESTAFAAHNEDANVALLGHTYVVKATSPDGVSSFTAYTYAGELSTCAFGFNSDGVAFTLDSVPPAIDEVAAGAIAVNFVSRDLLEARDLDDAMHRVCSPGVSVGHCYNLMDVRARRIVTVETASQNRFAVHEAGAVPSFHANMYLHLQVEQVQDENSMSREKRAARCAMDSKEEALVVLGDAADEKYPIFMTGPTLYTLCTVLVDLDDETMTIYTGNPKSRDAVRLVLPML; this is encoded by the exons ATGGACGCCGGCGAGCTCGAGGTCTTCGACGCCGGCCGTTGCACCGACGGATATCAGCTGGGCCTCGCCGTGGGCCAGCGGTTCCGCGAGACGATCAGGAGCAGGATGCGAGGGGACGTCTTCCTGCACGAGCAGCTGCTGCCGTTCGCGTCCACGGCGGCGGGCAAGCCGCTCCTCGCCGCGCTCCAGGCCGCCAACAGGGAGAGGTACTCCCGGTACTGGGACGAGCTGGTGGGCATGGCCGACGGCAGCGGCGTCCCACTCCTACAC GTGATTCTGGTCAACCTGAGGAAAGAGCTTCGTCCGTTCATCCCAAAGAAGGGCCATGAACGGAGGGAGGAGCCCGACGACGACTGCTCCGACATCCTGATGGTGAGCGAGTCGACGGCGTTCGCGGCGCACAACGAAGACGCCAACGTCGCGCTGCTCGGCCACAC CTACGTGGTGAAGGCGACGTCGCCGGACGGCGTATCCTCCTTCACTGCCTACACCTACGCCGGCGAGCTCTCCACCTGCGCCTTCGGGTTCAACAGCGACGGAGTG GCCTTCACGCTCGACTCGGTTCCGCCGGCGATCGACGAGGTCGCCGCGGGGGCCATCGCCGTGAACTTCGTGTCGCGGGACCTTCTGGAGGCGAGAGACCTCGACGACGCGATGCACAGGGTGTGCTCGCCGGGCGTCTCGGTCGGGCACTGCTACAACCTGATGGACGTCAGAGCCCGGCGGATCGTCACCGTCGAGACCGCCTCCCAGAACCGGTTCGCCGTCCACGAGGCCGGCGCGGTGCCCTCCTTCCACGCGAACATGTACCTCCATCTCCAAGTGGAGCAG GTGCAGGATGAGAactccatgagcagggagaagagaGCGGCGCGGTGCGCAATGGACTCCAAGGAGGAGGCGCTGGTGGTGCTGGGAGACGCGGCCGACGAGAAGTACCCGATCTTCATGACAG GCCCAACATTGTACACCCTATGCACCGTCTTGGTTGATCTCGACGACGAGACAATGACCATTTACACGGGAAACCCAAAGAGCAGAGATGCAGTTCGACTAGTTCTTCCTATGCTGTGA
- the LOC123443200 gene encoding GDT1-like protein 1, chloroplastic: MASVTSCSSTVFTSSSSSIPYRTRTPRPSLRPPHRLAGLPGRPVLRCPAKRDPGEPPLLLGAPAVSDEREAPEPAVRDRGGLAPFEASRGLAFAAAAGALMIQGSQQALAGTQFMGLQPPADVLGDLGDISTGFASAFLLIFFSELGDRTFFIAALLAARNSGGVIFLGTFGALAVMTVISVVLGRAFHYVDGVLPFSFGGTDFPIDDILAVCLLVYYGVTTLLDAASGDGEKMNEEQEEAEIAVSKFSGNGAGLVSVASTLASTFVLVFVAEWGDKSFFSTIALAAASSPPGVIAGSLAGHGVATLIAVLGGSLLGTFLSEKIIAYIGGSLFLAFAAVTLVEIATS, encoded by the exons ATGGCCTCCGTCACCTCCTGCAGTTCCACCGTCttcacctcttcctcctcctccatacCCTACCGAACGAGGACGCCTCGTCCATCCCTCCGCCCGCCGCATCGTCTCGCCGGCCTCCCCGGGCGACCG GTGCTGAGGTGCCCAGCTAAACGCGACCCGGGCGAGCCGCCGCTGCTGCTTGGAGCTCCTGCGGTTTCTGACGAGAGAGAGGCACCGGAGCCGGCAGTTCGGGACAGGGGCGGGCTCGCGCCGTTCGAAGCGTCGCGGGGGCTCGCATTCGCGGCGGCAGCGGGGGCGCTAATGATCCAGGGGTCGCAGCAGGCACTGGCCGGCACCCAGTTCATGGGCCTGCAGCCGCCGGCCGACGTGCTGGGGGATCTCGGGGACATCAGTACAGGTTTTGCTTCA GCTTTTCTGCTGATTTTCTTTTCTGAGCTAGGAGACAGGACGTTTTTCATTGCG GCACTTTTAGCAGCTAGAAATTCTGGAGGAGTCATTTTTCTTGGCACATTTGGAGCACTTGC GGTAATGACAGTTATATCTGTAGTTCTTGGTCGGGCATTTCACTACGTTGATGGCGTCCTTCCATTCAG TTTTGGCGGTACAGATTTCCCAATTGATGACATTCTTGCCGTGTGTCTCTTG GTATACTATGGAGTTACTACATTACTTGATGCAGCTTCAGGTGATGGAGAAAAGATGAATGAGGAGCAAGAGGAG GCTGAGATAGCAGTTTCGAAGTTTTCTGGAAATGGTGCAGGATTAGTGTCTGTCGCCAGTACTCTTGCTAGCACATTTGTTTTGGTTTTTGTTGCTGAATGGGGTGATAAATCATTTTTCTCAACAATTG CACTTGCTGCGGCTTCATCCCCTCCGGGTGTCATTGCAGGGTCGCTTGCTGGTCATGGTGTCGCAACATTG ATTGCAGTTCTTGGTGGCTCTTTGCTGGGGACGTTCCTATCTGAAAAG ATTATAGCATACATTGGAGGGAGCCTTTTTTTAGCATTTGCCGCTGTGACACTAGTTGAAATTGCGACTTCATGA